The Calonectris borealis chromosome 13, bCalBor7.hap1.2, whole genome shotgun sequence genome contains a region encoding:
- the LOC142087709 gene encoding nuclear pore glycoprotein p62-like isoform X2, whose amino-acid sequence MNQFNLGSGAAGGGFTFGTPKTAATTATTGFSFSTPAASGGFSFGSAAQAPASSQPAGLFSFSTPGTAAQPASFSFGTPATATAAPAANVFPLGANAPKLNFGGSTATQAAGITAGFGFGSSVPTSVPSSQAAAPSGFVFGSPATTTTTTTTAQPGTTGGFTFSSGTTTQAGTAGFNIGTAAPQAAPTGLTFGTASAAAATTAATLGAATQSATPFSLGGQSAGLNFGSLPSTAATSAPTATLTTSTSQGPALSFGTKLGVTSTAATTAATTTTSVLGSTGPTLFASIVSSSAPTSSTATGLSRTSSASGFALNLKPLTTTGAIGAGTSTAAITTTTTSAPPVMTYAQLESLINKWSLELEDQEKHFLHQATQVNAWDRMLIENGEKITSLHREVEKVKLDQKRLDQELDFILSQQKELEDLLTPLEESVKEQSGTIYLQHADEERERTYKLAENIDAQLKHMAQDLKDIIEHLNTSGGPADTSDPLQQICKILNAHMDSLQWIEQNSAVLQRKVEEVTKVCESRRKEQERSFRITFD is encoded by the exons ATGAACCAGTTCAACCTCGGGTCGGGTGCGGCGGGAGGCGGCTTCACTTTCGGCACGCCGAAGACGGCCGCCACAACGGCCACGACCGGCTTCTCCTTCTCCACGCCTGCCGCCTCGGGGGGCTTCAGCTTCGGGAGCGCGGCCCAGGcgcctgccagcagccagcccgCCGggctcttctccttcagcacgCCGGGCACTGCCGCGCAGCCTGCCAGCTTCAGCTTCGGGACGCCGGCCACGGCCACCGCGGCTCCGGCAGCGAACGTGTTCCCGCTGGG ggCAAATGCACCAAAATTAAACTTTGGAGGCAGCACTGCAACTCAAGCTGCTGGAATCACAGCGGGCTTTGGATTTGGTAGCTCTGTACCAACCAGCGTGCCCTCAAGTCAAGCAGCAGCCCCTTCTGGCTTTGTGTTTGGAtctcctgccaccaccaccacgacCACCACCACGGCTCAGCCTGGGACAACTGGAGGGTTTACTTTTTCCAGTGGTACCACAACTCAGGCCGGAACAGCCGGCTTCAACATTGGCACTGCAGCTCCGCAAGCAGCGCCCACAGGGTTGACCTTTGGAACAGCATctgcagctgctgccaccacTGCTGCCACCTTAGGAGCTGCAACCCAGTCAGCAACCCCCTTCAGCCTTGGGGGGCAGTCCGCAG GTCTAAACTTTGGGTCATTGCCTTCGACAGCAGCCACTAGTGCACCCACGGCAACGCTGACCACTAGTACCAGCCAGGGACCCGCTCTGTCCTTTGGAACCAAACTTGGAG TAACATCCACAGCTGCTACAACTGCTGCTACGACCACAACCTCCGTCCTTGGTTCAACGGGGCCTACGCTGTTTGCGTCTATAGTGAGTTCTTCAGCACCGACGTCGTCTACCGCCACGGGCCTCTCAC GCACCTCTTCTGCTTCTGGCTTTGCTTTGAATCTTAAGCCATTAACTACGACTGGTGCCATTGGAGCTGGGACTTCTACAGCTGCCATAACCACAACAACAACCAG CGCGCCTCCAGTGATGACTTATGCCCAGCTAGAGAGTTTGATAAACAAGTGGAGTCTGGAACTGGAAGACCAAGAGAAACACTTTCTCCATCAGGCTACGCAAGTTAATGCCTGGGATCGGATGCTGATAGAGAATGGAGAGAAG ATTACTTCATTACACAGAGAAGTAGAGAAAGTGAAGCTTGATCAGAAGAG actGGATCAGGAACTAGACTTCATTCTGTCACAGCAGAAAGAGCTTGAAGACTTGTTGACCCCTCTGGAAGAGTCTGTGAAGGAACAGAGTGGGACTATCTACTTGCAGCACGCAGATGAGGAACGGGAGAGGAC CTATAAACTGGCTGAAAACATAGATGCTCAGTTGAAGCATATGGCACAAGATCTGAAGGACATCATTGAGCACCTGAATACCTCAGGAGGCCCCGCAGACACGAGTGACCCG CTTCAGCAGATCTGTAAAATTTTGAATGCGCACATGGATTCGTTGCAGTGGATTGAGCAGAACTCAG
- the LOC142087710 gene encoding nuclear pore glycoprotein p62-like isoform X1: MNQFNLGSGAAGGGFTFGTPKTAATTATTGFSFSTPAASGGFSFGSAAQAPASSQPAGLFSFSTPGTAAQPASFSFGTPATATAAPAANVFPLGANAPKLNFGGSTATQAAGITAGFGFGSSVPTSVPSSQAAAPSGFVFGSPATTTTTTTTAQPGTTGGFTFSSGTTTQAGTAGFNIGTAAPQAAPTGLTFGTASAAAATTAATLGAATQSATPFSLGGQSAGLNFGSLPSTAATSATTATLTTSTSQGPALSFGTKLGVTSTAATTAATTTTSVLGSTGPTLFASIVSSSAPTSSTATGLSLGAPSAGTASLGTLGFGLKVPGTTAAATSTATSTSSASGFALNLKPLTTTGAIGAGTSTAAITTTTTSAPPVMTYAQLESLINKWSLELEDQEKHFLHQATQVNAWDRTLIENGEKITSLHREVEKVKLDQKRLDQELDFILSQQKELEDLLTPLEESVKEQSGTIYLQHADEERERTYKLAENIDAQLKRMAQDLKDITEHLNTSRGPADTSDPLQQICKILNAHMDSLQWIDQNSAVLQRKVEEVTKVCESRRKEQERSFRITFD, encoded by the exons ATGAACCAGTTCAACCTCGGGTCGGGTGCGGCGGGAGGCGGCTTCACTTTCGGCACGCCGAAGACGGCCGCCACAACGGCCACGACCGGCTTCTCCTTCTCCACGCCTGCCGCCTCGGGGGGCTTCAGCTTCGGGAGCGCGGCCCAGGcgcctgccagcagccagcccgCCGggctcttctccttcagcacgCCGGGCACTGCCGCGCAGCCTGCCAGCTTCAGCTTCGGGACGCCGGCCACGGCCACCGCGGCTCCGGCAGCGAACGTGTTCCCGCTGGG ggCAAATGCACCAAAATTAAACTTTGGAGGCAGCACTGCAACTCAAGCTGCTGGAATCACAGCGGGCTTTGGATTTGGTAGCTCTGTACCAACCAGCGTGCCCTCAAGTCAAGCAGCAGCCCCTTCTGGCTTTGTGTTTGGAtctcctgccaccaccaccacgacCACCACCACGGCTCAGCCTGGGACAACTGGAGGGTTTACTTTTTCCAGTGGTACCACAACTCAGGCCGGAACAGCCGGCTTCAACATTGGCACTGCAGCTCCGCAAGCAGCGCCCACAGGGTTGACCTTTGGAACAGCATctgcagctgctgccaccacTGCTGCCACCTTAGGAGCTGCAACCCAGTCAGCAACCCCCTTCAGCCTTGGGGGGCAGTCCGCAG GTCTAAACTTTGGGTCATTGCCTTCGACAGCAGCCACTAGTGCAACCACGGCAACGCTGACCACTAGTACCAGCCAGGGACCCGCTCTGTCCTTTGGAACCAAACTTGGAG TAACATCCACAGCTGCTACAACTGCTGCTACGACCACAACCTCCGTCCTTGGTTCAACGGGGCCTACGCTGTTTGCGTCTATAGTGAGTTCTTCAGCACCGACGTCGTCTACCGCCACGGGCCTCTCAC TTGGTGCCCCTTCCGCTGGGACTGCCAGTCTTGGAACGCTTGGGTTTGGATTAAAAGTTCCTGGAACGACAGCTGCCGCAACAAGCACTGCCACTA GCACCTCTTCTGCTTCTGGCTTTGCTTTGAATCTTAAGCCATTAACTACGACTGGTGCCATTGGAGCTGGGACTTCTACAGCTGCCATAACCACAACAACAACCAG CGCGCCTCCAGTGATGACTTATGCCCAGCTAGAGAGTTTGATAAACAAGTGGAGTCTGGAACTGGAAGACCAAGAGAAACACTTTCTCCATCAGGCTACGCAAGTTAATGCCTGGGATCGGACGCTGATAGAGAATGGAGAGAAG ATTACTTCATTACACAGAGAAGTAGAGAAAGTGAAGCTTGATCAGAAGAG actGGATCAGGAACTAGACTTCATTCTGTCACAGCAGAAAGAGCTTGAAGACTTGTTGACCCCTCTGGAAGAGTCTGTGAAGGAACAGAGTGGGACTATCTACTTGCAGCACGCAGATGAGGAACGGGAGAGGAC CTATAAACTGGCTGAAAACATAGATGCTCAGTTGAAGCGTATGGCACAAGATCTGAAGGACATCACTGAGCACCTGAATACCTCAAGAGGCCCAGCAGACACGAGTGACCCG CTTCAGCAGATCTGTAAAATTTTGAATGCGCACATGGATTCGTTGCAGTGGATTGACCAGAACTCAG CCGTGTTGCAGAGAAAGGTAGAAGAGGTGACAAAGGTTTGTGAGAGCCGCCGCAAGGAGCAAGAGCGCAGTTTTCGGATCACGTTTGATTGA
- the LOC142087709 gene encoding nuclear pore glycoprotein p62-like isoform X1: MNQFNLGSGAAGGGFTFGTPKTAATTATTGFSFSTPAASGGFSFGSAAQAPASSQPAGLFSFSTPGTAAQPASFSFGTPATATAAPAANVFPLGANAPKLNFGGSTATQAAGITAGFGFGSSVPTSVPSSQAAAPSGFVFGSPATTTTTTTTAQPGTTGGFTFSSGTTTQAGTAGFNIGTAAPQAAPTGLTFGTASAAAATTAATLGAATQSATPFSLGGQSAGLNFGSLPSTAATSAPTATLTTSTSQGPALSFGTKLGVTSTAATTAATTTTSVLGSTGPTLFASIVSSSAPTSSTATGLSLGAPSAGTASLGTLGFGLKVPGTTAAATSTATSTSSASGFALNLKPLTTTGAIGAGTSTAAITTTTTSAPPVMTYAQLESLINKWSLELEDQEKHFLHQATQVNAWDRMLIENGEKITSLHREVEKVKLDQKRLDQELDFILSQQKELEDLLTPLEESVKEQSGTIYLQHADEERERTYKLAENIDAQLKHMAQDLKDIIEHLNTSGGPADTSDPLQQICKILNAHMDSLQWIEQNSAVLQRKVEEVTKVCESRRKEQERSFRITFD; encoded by the exons ATGAACCAGTTCAACCTCGGGTCGGGTGCGGCGGGAGGCGGCTTCACTTTCGGCACGCCGAAGACGGCCGCCACAACGGCCACGACCGGCTTCTCCTTCTCCACGCCTGCCGCCTCGGGGGGCTTCAGCTTCGGGAGCGCGGCCCAGGcgcctgccagcagccagcccgCCGggctcttctccttcagcacgCCGGGCACTGCCGCGCAGCCTGCCAGCTTCAGCTTCGGGACGCCGGCCACGGCCACCGCGGCTCCGGCAGCGAACGTGTTCCCGCTGGG ggCAAATGCACCAAAATTAAACTTTGGAGGCAGCACTGCAACTCAAGCTGCTGGAATCACAGCGGGCTTTGGATTTGGTAGCTCTGTACCAACCAGCGTGCCCTCAAGTCAAGCAGCAGCCCCTTCTGGCTTTGTGTTTGGAtctcctgccaccaccaccacgacCACCACCACGGCTCAGCCTGGGACAACTGGAGGGTTTACTTTTTCCAGTGGTACCACAACTCAGGCCGGAACAGCCGGCTTCAACATTGGCACTGCAGCTCCGCAAGCAGCGCCCACAGGGTTGACCTTTGGAACAGCATctgcagctgctgccaccacTGCTGCCACCTTAGGAGCTGCAACCCAGTCAGCAACCCCCTTCAGCCTTGGGGGGCAGTCCGCAG GTCTAAACTTTGGGTCATTGCCTTCGACAGCAGCCACTAGTGCACCCACGGCAACGCTGACCACTAGTACCAGCCAGGGACCCGCTCTGTCCTTTGGAACCAAACTTGGAG TAACATCCACAGCTGCTACAACTGCTGCTACGACCACAACCTCCGTCCTTGGTTCAACGGGGCCTACGCTGTTTGCGTCTATAGTGAGTTCTTCAGCACCGACGTCGTCTACCGCCACGGGCCTCTCAC TTGGTGCCCCTTCCGCTGGGACTGCCAGTCTTGGAACGCTTGGGTTTGGATTAAAAGTTCCTGGAACGACAGCTGCCGCAACAAGCACTGCCACTA GCACCTCTTCTGCTTCTGGCTTTGCTTTGAATCTTAAGCCATTAACTACGACTGGTGCCATTGGAGCTGGGACTTCTACAGCTGCCATAACCACAACAACAACCAG CGCGCCTCCAGTGATGACTTATGCCCAGCTAGAGAGTTTGATAAACAAGTGGAGTCTGGAACTGGAAGACCAAGAGAAACACTTTCTCCATCAGGCTACGCAAGTTAATGCCTGGGATCGGATGCTGATAGAGAATGGAGAGAAG ATTACTTCATTACACAGAGAAGTAGAGAAAGTGAAGCTTGATCAGAAGAG actGGATCAGGAACTAGACTTCATTCTGTCACAGCAGAAAGAGCTTGAAGACTTGTTGACCCCTCTGGAAGAGTCTGTGAAGGAACAGAGTGGGACTATCTACTTGCAGCACGCAGATGAGGAACGGGAGAGGAC CTATAAACTGGCTGAAAACATAGATGCTCAGTTGAAGCATATGGCACAAGATCTGAAGGACATCATTGAGCACCTGAATACCTCAGGAGGCCCCGCAGACACGAGTGACCCG CTTCAGCAGATCTGTAAAATTTTGAATGCGCACATGGATTCGTTGCAGTGGATTGAGCAGAACTCAG
- the LOC142087710 gene encoding nuclear pore glycoprotein p62-like isoform X2 yields the protein MNQFNLGSGAAGGGFTFGTPKTAATTATTGFSFSTPAASGGFSFGSAAQAPASSQPAGLFSFSTPGTAAQPASFSFGTPATATAAPAANVFPLGANAPKLNFGGSTATQAAGITAGFGFGSSVPTSVPSSQAAAPSGFVFGSPATTTTTTTTAQPGTTGGFTFSSGTTTQAGTAGFNIGTAAPQAAPTGLTFGTASAAAATTAATLGAATQSATPFSLGGQSAGLNFGSLPSTAATSATTATLTTSTSQGPALSFGTKLGVTSTAATTAATTTTSVLGSTGPTLFASIVSSSAPTSSTATGLSRTSSASGFALNLKPLTTTGAIGAGTSTAAITTTTTSAPPVMTYAQLESLINKWSLELEDQEKHFLHQATQVNAWDRTLIENGEKITSLHREVEKVKLDQKRLDQELDFILSQQKELEDLLTPLEESVKEQSGTIYLQHADEERERTYKLAENIDAQLKRMAQDLKDITEHLNTSRGPADTSDPLQQICKILNAHMDSLQWIDQNSAVLQRKVEEVTKVCESRRKEQERSFRITFD from the exons ATGAACCAGTTCAACCTCGGGTCGGGTGCGGCGGGAGGCGGCTTCACTTTCGGCACGCCGAAGACGGCCGCCACAACGGCCACGACCGGCTTCTCCTTCTCCACGCCTGCCGCCTCGGGGGGCTTCAGCTTCGGGAGCGCGGCCCAGGcgcctgccagcagccagcccgCCGggctcttctccttcagcacgCCGGGCACTGCCGCGCAGCCTGCCAGCTTCAGCTTCGGGACGCCGGCCACGGCCACCGCGGCTCCGGCAGCGAACGTGTTCCCGCTGGG ggCAAATGCACCAAAATTAAACTTTGGAGGCAGCACTGCAACTCAAGCTGCTGGAATCACAGCGGGCTTTGGATTTGGTAGCTCTGTACCAACCAGCGTGCCCTCAAGTCAAGCAGCAGCCCCTTCTGGCTTTGTGTTTGGAtctcctgccaccaccaccacgacCACCACCACGGCTCAGCCTGGGACAACTGGAGGGTTTACTTTTTCCAGTGGTACCACAACTCAGGCCGGAACAGCCGGCTTCAACATTGGCACTGCAGCTCCGCAAGCAGCGCCCACAGGGTTGACCTTTGGAACAGCATctgcagctgctgccaccacTGCTGCCACCTTAGGAGCTGCAACCCAGTCAGCAACCCCCTTCAGCCTTGGGGGGCAGTCCGCAG GTCTAAACTTTGGGTCATTGCCTTCGACAGCAGCCACTAGTGCAACCACGGCAACGCTGACCACTAGTACCAGCCAGGGACCCGCTCTGTCCTTTGGAACCAAACTTGGAG TAACATCCACAGCTGCTACAACTGCTGCTACGACCACAACCTCCGTCCTTGGTTCAACGGGGCCTACGCTGTTTGCGTCTATAGTGAGTTCTTCAGCACCGACGTCGTCTACCGCCACGGGCCTCTCAC GCACCTCTTCTGCTTCTGGCTTTGCTTTGAATCTTAAGCCATTAACTACGACTGGTGCCATTGGAGCTGGGACTTCTACAGCTGCCATAACCACAACAACAACCAG CGCGCCTCCAGTGATGACTTATGCCCAGCTAGAGAGTTTGATAAACAAGTGGAGTCTGGAACTGGAAGACCAAGAGAAACACTTTCTCCATCAGGCTACGCAAGTTAATGCCTGGGATCGGACGCTGATAGAGAATGGAGAGAAG ATTACTTCATTACACAGAGAAGTAGAGAAAGTGAAGCTTGATCAGAAGAG actGGATCAGGAACTAGACTTCATTCTGTCACAGCAGAAAGAGCTTGAAGACTTGTTGACCCCTCTGGAAGAGTCTGTGAAGGAACAGAGTGGGACTATCTACTTGCAGCACGCAGATGAGGAACGGGAGAGGAC CTATAAACTGGCTGAAAACATAGATGCTCAGTTGAAGCGTATGGCACAAGATCTGAAGGACATCACTGAGCACCTGAATACCTCAAGAGGCCCAGCAGACACGAGTGACCCG CTTCAGCAGATCTGTAAAATTTTGAATGCGCACATGGATTCGTTGCAGTGGATTGACCAGAACTCAG CCGTGTTGCAGAGAAAGGTAGAAGAGGTGACAAAGGTTTGTGAGAGCCGCCGCAAGGAGCAAGAGCGCAGTTTTCGGATCACGTTTGATTGA